One genomic window of Solanum dulcamara chromosome 10, daSolDulc1.2, whole genome shotgun sequence includes the following:
- the LOC129871040 gene encoding uncharacterized protein LOC129871040 produces MTGGEEFNAAANIMIPVENPESSQNIADIQNDEKMAHMAQELEILREELRQVRDLAKLSATTFPSFKMPSYLPRADLPPADSPNMPKRAPVHGQAPLAHPSAIRTAPDLPTQDPVTPTYPVTNQIFGAHTVAPYDSQIPPVYAVEAPTFTTPVRVKVSHEVDQYAEMEKDARLKEDESIDAQLRGLRKALKNLQVSRGTESLDYDDLCIHPDIDMPVGYKPPKFDIFDGKSDPHAHLRAYCDKLVGVGRNEKLRMKLFIRSLSGEALTWYTRQDPRKWYNWQEMAEDFMNRFRFNTEITADRFSLANIQKKPSEDFQEYARRWRTEAARVQPPLDESELSKYFIRAQEGIYFDKMMSMMGQKFAELVKMGDFIEEGIKSGKIQSMAALQAASKAIQSGSIGGIKKKREDVSVVNYQHGGQSHQYPNNPQIVAHTPYTSYPVYDTRPHYNPPRAPTYQSPTRPHVPLQAPTHQNRPAYVPRPRPNLEARNTRTYTPIAEPYVQLFERLRIAGVLQPVEGKLPDPIPYNFDGNKRCAYHSGIQGHDTEDCYGLKNQVETLIRRGIIKCTPTPPNVNNNPLPNHENREVNMISLEEEYNLGETITPVWNAEEAATASPVQPIITVQLREPFTVQTYIPRVVVTTTVARKAEFDTKGVPWDYKTEAKGKMIDAAVAQGMTRSERCYTPENLNQGVIGKEPNPKKNVTDAEVTEFWRKMQPKDYSVEEQLKKTSAHISIMSLLMSSEAHRNALMEVLNGVCIPKETASETLAATIGQVLESNKISFHDNELPTEGTGHNKALHIAIKCRDKIVTRVLIDGGSGCNICPFTTLRVLGLNMGDIEESRVKVRAFDGAQRSVIGEIHLTLQVGPAEFPILFQVMDVSSNYNLLLGRPWVHMAKAVPSTLHQCVKFEWGHTEVTVHGELNHPIYSVNSVPVTEELDGATFHTLEIMQAVRIDEKLESVGVKLSGATKMAAAEMLKYGYQPKTGLGPKANGIVEPIQLKHQKGTTGLGYGSTSGRVHNRGSIKTTFVPEQVPILDHASDDDIVEGIGNLFVAMIGEEEEIDLRKLSIRDSKPGESLQNWTVSPSLFRQKSW; encoded by the coding sequence ATGACAGGTGGAGAAGAATTTAATGCTGCTGCAAACATAATGATACCAGTAGAAAATCCTGaaagttctcaaaatatagCCGACATCCAAAATGACGAGAAGATGGCTCACATGGCGCAAGAACTTGAGATTTTGAGAGAGGAACTACGTCAAGTGCGAGACTTGGCCAAGCTTTCGGCTACTACCTTCCCAAGTTTCAAGATGCCCAGCTACCTCCCTAGAGCTGACCTGCCTCCTGCAGATTCTCCAAACATGCCTAAACGTGCTCCCGTTCATGGTCAAGCACCATTAGCTCATCCGTCTGCAATCAGGACTGCTCCTGACCTTCCCACTCAAGACCCCGTCACACCTACCTACCCAGTGACAAACCAGATATTTGGAGCACACACCGTCGCTCCTTATGATTCACAGATCCCACCTGTATATGCTGTTGAGGCCCCTACTTTCACGACACCGGTTAGGGTCAAGGTCTCGCATGAGGTGGACCAATATGCAGAGATGGAGAAGGATGCCCGATTGAAAGAAGATGAGTCAATAGACGCTCAACTTCGAGGTCTAAGAAAGGCGTTGAAAAACCTACAAGTCTCTAGGGGAACAGAGAGCCTAGATTATGATGACTTATGTATCCACCCAGATATTGACATGCCGGTAGGATACAAGCCCCCAAAGTTTGACATATTTGATGGAAAGAGCGATCCTCACGCACATCTGAGGGCATACTGTGACAAGTTAGTCGGTGTAGGGAGAAATGAGAAACTAAGAATGAAGTTGTTCATTCGAAGTCTATCTGGAGAAGCGTTGACCTGGTATACACGCCAGGATCCTCGCAAATGGTATAACTGGCAGGAAATGGCTGAGGATTTCATGAATCGTTTCAGATTTAATACTGAAATCACTGCGGACAGGTTCTCATTAGCCAACATACAAAAGAAACCATCGGAGGACTTCCAGGAGTATGCACGACGTTGGAGAACCGAGGCTGCAAGGGTTCAACCACCGCTCGATGAGAGTGAGctctcaaaatactttattcgAGCACAAGAAGGTATCTACTTTGACAAGATGATGTCAATGATGGGCCAAAAGTTTGCAGAATTGGTCAAGATGGGAGATTTTATAGAGGAAGGCATCAAATCAGGTAAAATTCAGTCCATGGCTGCATTGCAAGCTGCAAGTAAGGCCATACAATCAGGATCCATTGGTGGCATCAAGAAGAAAAGGGAGGATGTTTCAGTCGTCAATTACCAACATGGAGGACAATCCCACCAATACCCAAACAATCCCCAAATTGTTGCACATACTCCATACACCTCGTATCCAGTGTATGATACCCGACCACACTATAATCCACCTCGAGCACCAACATACCAAAGTCCAACAAGACCACATGTCCCACTCCAAGCACCAACCCACCAAAACAGACCAGCATATGTGCCAAGACCACGTCCAAATCTCGAAGCCAGAAATACTCGCACCTATACACCCATTGCTGAACCTTATGTTCAATTGTTTGAAAGGTTAAGGATAGCAGGAGTACTACAGCCAGTTGAGGGAAAACTCCCCGACCCAATCCCTTACAATTTTGATGGAAACAAGCGATGCGCTTACCACTCGGGAATCCAAGGGCATGACACAGAAGATTGTTATGGCTTGAAAAACCAGGTTGAGACGTTGATCAGAAGAGGAATAATAAAATGCACTCCAACACCTCCGAATGTGAACAACAACCCTTTGCCAAATCATGAGAATCGAGAAGTCAACATGATTTCTCTAGAAGAAGAGTACAACTTGGGAGAAACCATCACGCCTGTCTGGAACGCCGAAGAAGCTGCCACTGCATCTCCAGTGCAACCTATTATCACTGTTCAGCTAAGAGAACCTTTTACTGTCCAAACATATATCCCGAGAGTTGTAGTTACCACTACAGTTGCTAGAAAGGCTGAGTTTGACACCAAAGGAGTCCCATGGGATTATAAAACAGAAGCCAAGGGCAAGATGATTGACGCCGCTGTGGCTCAGGGGATGACTAGATCAGAAAGGTGCTATACTCCCGAGAATCTGAATCAAGGAGTTATTGGGAAGGAGCCGAATCCCAAGAAGAATGTTACGGATGCTGAAGTcacagaattttggagaaagatgCAGCCGAAAGACTATTCAGTCGAGGAGCAACTGAAGAAGACATCGGCTCATATATCCATAATGTCTTTGCTAATGAGTTCTGAGGCTCATAGGAATGCTTTGATGGAGGTGTTAAATGGGGTTTGCATTCCAAAAGAGACCGCAAGTGAAACCTTAGCTGCAACAATTGGACAAGTGTTGGAATCTAACAAAATCTCTTtccatgataatgagctaccaACGGAAGGGACTGGACACAACAAAGCACTTCATATCGCGATCAAATGTCGTGATAAGATTGTGACCCGAGTTCTGATTGATGGCGGTTCTGGATGTAACATCTGCCCTTTCACAACTCTGAGAGTTTTAGGCTTGAATATGGGAGATATAGAGGAAAGTCGTGTAAAGGTTAGAGCTTTTGATGGAGCACAGAGAAGCGTCATTGGAGAAATCCATCTCACATTGCAAGTGGGACCAGCAGAATTCCCTATTTTATTTCAAGTGATGGATGTGTCATCAAACTACAACCTGTTGCTGGGAAGACCATGGGTCCATATGGCAAAAGCagttccttcaactcttcatCAATGTGTAAAGTTTGAGTGGGGTCACACAGAAGTTACTGTTCATGGGGAGCTCAATCACCCCATCTATTCTGTCAATTCTGTTCCAGTAACTGAGGAATTAGATGGAGCCACTTTTCACACTTTAGAAATCATGCAAGCTGTGAGGATTGACGAGAAGTTAGAGTCGGTTGGTGTGAAATTGTCAGGGGCAACGAAGATGGCCGCAGCAGAGATGTTGAAATACGGGTATCAGCCTAAGACAGGACTTGGACCCAAGGCCAATGGCATAGTTGAACCCATCCAGCTGAAGCATCAGAAAGGTACCACTGGACTCGGATATGGATCTACATCGGGACGAGTCCACAACAGGGGATCCATCAAGACAACGTTCGTACCAGAGCAAGTTCCAATTCTAGATCACGCATCTGACGATGATATAGTGGAAGGAATAGGAAATTTGTTCGTGGCCATGAttggagaagaggaagagatAGATCTCCGCAAATTGAGCATCCGTGATTCCAAGCCTGGAGAAAGCTTGCAGAATTGGACCGTCAGTCCTTCCCTGTTTCGACAAAAGTCCTGGTAG